From one Thalassobaculum sp. OXR-137 genomic stretch:
- the pobA gene encoding 4-hydroxybenzoate 3-monooxygenase, with protein sequence MRTQVAIIGSGPAGLLLGQLLHLAGIDTVILERQSRDHVEGRIRAGVLEQGTVDLLVEAGVGSRLKAEGLVHTGFDICIDGSRHRIDLEGLTGGKTVTVYGQTEVTKDLINARLAQGAPLIFEAAHVALHDIDTDRPRVTYETDGEIHTLECEAIAGCDGFHGVSRKSMPDGVLRTYERAYPFGWLGILADVPPVSHELIYATHRDGFALASMRSETRSRYYIQCPLDTDVADWPDERLWDALKTRFGDAAGAALHTGPSIEKSVAPLRSFVAEPMRHGRLFLAGDAAHIVPPTGAKGLNLAAADVRILSWALIDLFKSGSTVGIDGYSAACLARVWKVQRFSWWFSTQLHSFDNEPAFERRVHRAELEYLMESESAQKTLAENYVGLPFVDPRTAA encoded by the coding sequence ATGCGGACACAGGTTGCGATCATCGGCAGCGGGCCGGCCGGGCTGCTGCTCGGCCAGCTTCTCCACCTGGCCGGCATCGACACGGTCATCCTGGAGCGCCAGTCCCGCGACCATGTGGAGGGCCGGATCCGTGCCGGGGTGCTGGAGCAGGGGACCGTCGACCTGCTGGTGGAGGCCGGAGTCGGCAGCCGCCTGAAGGCCGAGGGGTTGGTCCATACCGGATTCGACATCTGCATCGACGGCAGCCGCCACCGCATCGACCTGGAGGGGCTGACCGGCGGCAAGACGGTCACGGTCTACGGCCAGACCGAGGTGACCAAGGACCTGATCAACGCCAGGCTGGCTCAGGGGGCGCCGCTGATCTTCGAGGCGGCGCATGTCGCCCTGCACGACATCGACACCGACCGGCCCCGGGTCACCTACGAGACGGACGGCGAGATCCATACCCTCGAGTGCGAGGCCATCGCCGGCTGCGACGGGTTCCACGGGGTGTCGCGCAAGAGCATGCCCGATGGTGTGCTGCGGACCTACGAGCGGGCCTATCCGTTCGGCTGGCTCGGCATCCTGGCCGACGTGCCGCCGGTCAGCCACGAGCTGATCTACGCCACCCATCGCGACGGGTTCGCGCTCGCCTCCATGCGCAGCGAGACCCGTAGCCGCTACTACATCCAGTGCCCGCTCGACACCGACGTGGCCGACTGGCCGGACGAGCGGCTCTGGGACGCGCTGAAGACCCGGTTCGGGGATGCGGCCGGGGCGGCGCTGCATACCGGTCCGTCGATCGAGAAGAGTGTGGCGCCGCTGCGCAGCTTCGTCGCCGAGCCGATGCGCCATGGAAGGCTGTTCCTGGCGGGAGACGCCGCCCATATCGTGCCGCCGACCGGCGCCAAGGGTCTGAACCTCGCCGCCGCCGATGTGCGCATCCTGTCCTGGGCGCTGATCGACCTGTTCAAGTCCGGCTCGACCGTCGGGATCGACGGCTACAGTGCCGCCTGCCTGGCGCGGGTTTGGAAGGTGCAGCGCTTCTCCTGGTGGTTCTCCACCCAGCTCCACAGTTTCGACAACGAGCCGGCCTTCGAGCGCCGGGTGCACCGGGCGGAGCTGGAGTACCTGATGGAATCGGAGAGCGCGCAGAAGACGTTGGCGGAAAACTACGTCGGCCTGCCCTTCGTCGATCCCAGAACCGCCGCCTGA
- a CDS encoding dihydrodipicolinate synthase family protein, which translates to MAELAGVIPPSTTPFDAAGAIDFEAAGKQIDWLIKEGAAGVAVGGSTGEGHTLDAEETRDLVAAATEAAAGRVPVVAGIICDSTREAVRRGRLVADLNPAALQVTPVHYLFRPSDDDMVEHFRTMAGETGQKIIIYNVVPWTYLSPALLLRIFDEVPEVIGVKQSAGDLKLFADLMLDVKPGKSIFSAVDALMYPSYALGAHGSIAAILAAAPGASVKLWDLVKAGDHAAALELHGKLLRTWNALLPHDNLPAATKYAQALQGVPSGQPRQPMAPASATQKKAIEAALKGLGAI; encoded by the coding sequence ATGGCCGAGCTCGCCGGCGTCATTCCGCCATCCACCACTCCGTTCGACGCCGCGGGCGCCATCGATTTCGAGGCCGCGGGCAAGCAGATCGACTGGCTGATCAAGGAGGGAGCGGCCGGCGTGGCGGTGGGCGGCTCGACCGGCGAGGGCCATACGCTGGATGCCGAGGAGACCCGCGACCTGGTCGCCGCCGCCACCGAGGCCGCCGCCGGCCGGGTGCCGGTGGTCGCCGGCATCATCTGCGACAGCACCCGCGAGGCGGTGCGCCGGGGCAGGCTGGTGGCCGACCTGAACCCCGCCGCCCTGCAGGTGACGCCGGTGCACTACCTGTTCCGGCCCTCCGACGACGACATGGTGGAGCATTTCCGCACCATGGCCGGCGAAACCGGGCAGAAGATCATCATCTACAACGTGGTGCCCTGGACCTATCTCTCCCCGGCCCTGCTGCTGCGGATCTTCGACGAGGTGCCGGAGGTGATCGGGGTAAAGCAGTCGGCCGGCGACCTGAAGCTGTTCGCCGACCTGATGCTGGACGTGAAGCCGGGCAAGTCGATCTTCAGCGCGGTCGATGCGCTGATGTATCCGTCCTACGCCCTGGGCGCCCACGGCTCGATCGCCGCGATCCTGGCGGCCGCCCCCGGTGCCTCGGTGAAGCTGTGGGATCTGGTGAAGGCGGGCGACCACGCCGCGGCGCTGGAGCTGCACGGCAAGCTGCTGCGCACCTGGAACGCGCTGCTGCCGCACGACAACCTGCCGGCGGCGACGAAATACGCCCAGGCGCTGCAGGGTGTGCCGTCGGGCCAGCCCCGCCAGCCCATGGCGCCGGCGAGTGCGACGCAGAAGAAGGCGATCGAGGCGGCGCTGAAGGGGCTGGGGGCGATCTGA
- a CDS encoding YceI family protein has product MAWRNSPDRFGWAAKVFHWLTAVAVAAMFAIAWTMDALPVGLAKLQAYGWHKSIGLTILAVTVLRLLWRLANPQPRYLGDSTWQRRASTVAHWLLYACLIALPILGWLMSAAANTPVNLFGLMVLPNPIAPDRALAQLLEEAHETLAYGLLALVALHAAAALKHHLIDRDGTLRRMLTVLLIVSAFGMATATAAPSEEMPPWSADPARSRIAFTFTQLGSPIEGEFKEYDVEIRFNPEDPAGEVRVVIETASIDTGDDDRDVQARSPDFFSVAAFPEAVFDATDIRRDGDGYLAVGTLTLKGQTRPLSLPFTLTVDGDTAHAQGSLVVNRQDFAIGTGEWATNAAVGDEVRIAISVTATRVY; this is encoded by the coding sequence ATGGCATGGCGCAATTCCCCCGACCGGTTCGGCTGGGCGGCCAAGGTGTTCCACTGGCTCACCGCCGTGGCCGTCGCCGCGATGTTCGCCATCGCCTGGACGATGGACGCCCTCCCGGTCGGTCTCGCCAAGCTCCAGGCTTATGGCTGGCACAAGTCGATCGGCCTGACGATCCTGGCGGTGACGGTGCTGCGCCTGCTCTGGCGGCTGGCCAATCCGCAGCCCCGCTATCTCGGCGACAGTACCTGGCAGCGCCGGGCGTCGACGGTCGCTCACTGGCTGCTCTACGCCTGCCTGATCGCCCTGCCGATCCTCGGCTGGCTGATGTCGGCGGCGGCGAACACGCCGGTGAACCTGTTCGGGCTGATGGTGCTGCCCAACCCGATCGCCCCCGACCGCGCGCTGGCGCAGCTGCTGGAGGAGGCGCACGAGACCCTGGCCTACGGCCTGCTCGCCCTGGTGGCGCTGCATGCGGCGGCGGCCCTCAAGCACCACCTGATCGACCGCGACGGTACCCTGCGCCGGATGCTGACGGTGCTGCTGATCGTTTCCGCCTTCGGCATGGCCACCGCTACGGCGGCGCCGTCGGAGGAGATGCCGCCCTGGAGTGCCGATCCCGCGCGCAGCCGGATCGCCTTCACCTTCACCCAGCTCGGCTCGCCGATCGAAGGGGAGTTCAAGGAGTACGACGTGGAGATCCGGTTCAATCCGGAAGACCCCGCCGGCGAGGTCCGGGTGGTGATCGAGACCGCGTCCATCGACACCGGCGACGACGACCGCGATGTCCAGGCCCGCAGTCCCGACTTCTTCTCGGTGGCGGCGTTTCCGGAGGCGGTGTTCGACGCCACCGACATTCGCCGGGACGGGGACGGGTATCTGGCTGTCGGCACCCTGACCCTGAAGGGCCAGACCCGGCCGCTCTCCCTGCCCTTCACCCTGACCGTGGACGGCGATACCGCCCATGCCCAGGGGTCGCTGGTGGTGAACCGGCAGGACTTCGCCATCGGCACCGGCGAATGGGCGACCAACGCCGCGGTGGGGGACGAGGTGCGGATCGCGATCTCGGTGACCGCGACCCGCGTCTACTGA
- a CDS encoding IclR family transcriptional regulator produces the protein MKSLRKTSAVLDCFTREDRRLTLAEIAERTGLPKTTVHRQLAALREIGFLVQDGRRDAYRLGFRLLALGGVVLADIDLMGHARVPAETLANQSGEAVHICVFDGHNVVSIERREMEGARNEIVRIEREPPHCTSTGKAILSALGEAEADRLLADLHADGALPRFGPNTIADRGRLRRDLAVCRARGYAVDDEERNPGVRCVGAPIRRHGRVVGAISVTGPAARFPDARLPVLAEMVMATAAKIGLNLER, from the coding sequence ATGAAGTCCCTGCGCAAGACCTCCGCCGTGCTCGACTGCTTCACCCGGGAGGACCGCCGGCTGACCCTGGCCGAGATCGCCGAGCGCACCGGCCTGCCCAAGACGACGGTGCACCGCCAACTCGCCGCCCTGCGCGAGATCGGCTTCCTGGTCCAGGACGGCCGGCGCGACGCCTACCGGCTGGGCTTCCGGCTGCTGGCCCTGGGCGGGGTGGTGCTGGCCGACATCGACCTCATGGGCCACGCCCGCGTCCCGGCGGAGACCCTCGCCAACCAGAGCGGCGAGGCGGTCCATATCTGCGTGTTCGACGGCCACAACGTGGTGTCCATCGAGCGCCGGGAGATGGAGGGGGCGCGCAACGAGATCGTCCGCATCGAGCGCGAGCCTCCCCACTGCACCAGCACCGGCAAGGCCATCCTCTCCGCCCTCGGCGAGGCGGAGGCCGACCGGCTGCTCGCCGACCTGCATGCCGACGGCGCGCTGCCCCGCTTCGGGCCGAACACGATCGCCGACCGGGGACGGCTGCGGCGCGACCTCGCCGTCTGCCGGGCGCGCGGCTATGCGGTCGACGACGAGGAGCGCAATCCGGGGGTGCGCTGCGTCGGCGCGCCGATCCGCCGCCATGGCCGGGTGGTCGGGGCGATCAGCGTGACCGGCCCGGCGGCGCGCTTCCCCGACGCAAGGCTGCCAGTGCTGGCCGAGATGGTGATGGCCACGGCGGCGAAGATCGGGCTCAATCTGGAGCGTTAG
- a CDS encoding DMT family transporter, whose amino-acid sequence MTEPTAVPVTDPTPPSAPQDRVLLGIGLMLLSVALLPIMEGLAKSMSDRYVVVQLVFARFAFQSLFIVPIAALRHGRELRRGNRLALQIARGLSILAGTGFFYWSLRTLPLADGLALMFVAPLIVTAISALFLGEQVGARRWAAVLVGFLGVLVILRPGLGVFQPGAVLALAAGCCIATYALLTRHLSTAAPPLVTLAYTSLVGALCTAILLPFVWNTPDAGDWLRMAVMGSVGAFGHYFMIRAFEQAPASVISPFIYAEIVMATTIGYLWFGDFPDAFTWTGIAILIASGVYLSWREHVAQRRARIPVSGM is encoded by the coding sequence ATGACCGAACCGACCGCCGTGCCCGTTACCGACCCGACCCCCCCGTCCGCCCCGCAGGACCGGGTGCTGCTCGGGATCGGACTGATGCTCCTGTCGGTGGCGCTCCTGCCGATCATGGAGGGATTGGCGAAGTCGATGAGCGACCGCTACGTGGTGGTTCAGCTCGTGTTCGCCCGCTTCGCCTTCCAGTCGCTGTTCATCGTGCCGATCGCCGCCCTGCGCCACGGACGGGAACTGAGGCGGGGCAACCGGCTGGCGCTGCAGATCGCCCGCGGCCTGTCGATCCTCGCCGGCACCGGTTTCTTCTACTGGTCGCTGCGCACCCTGCCGCTGGCCGACGGGCTGGCGCTGATGTTCGTCGCCCCGCTGATCGTCACCGCGATCTCCGCGCTGTTCCTGGGCGAACAGGTCGGCGCGCGGCGCTGGGCCGCGGTGCTGGTCGGCTTCCTCGGCGTGCTGGTGATCCTGCGACCGGGTCTCGGCGTGTTCCAGCCCGGCGCGGTGCTGGCTCTTGCGGCGGGCTGCTGCATAGCGACCTACGCCCTGCTGACCCGGCATCTCAGCACCGCCGCCCCGCCGCTGGTGACCCTGGCCTATACCTCCCTGGTCGGCGCGCTCTGCACCGCCATCCTGCTGCCCTTCGTGTGGAACACCCCGGATGCGGGCGACTGGCTGCGCATGGCGGTGATGGGGTCGGTCGGGGCGTTCGGCCACTACTTCATGATCCGCGCCTTCGAGCAGGCGCCCGCCTCGGTGATCTCGCCCTTCATCTATGCGGAGATCGTCATGGCGACGACGATCGGCTATCTGTGGTTCGGCGATTTCCCGGACGCCTTCACCTGGACCGGCATCGCCATCCTGATCGCCAGCGGCGTCTATCTGTCCTGGCGCGAGCATGTCGCCCAGCGGCGCGCCCGGATACCGGTCTCCGGAATGTGA
- a CDS encoding amidohydrolase family protein — MNDASIPVCQAADPAPRAPGFAVPAGATDCHFHVFGPADRFPYTPNRSYTPPDHPADAYRHLIDTLGVTRCVTIHPSVYGTDNAITEWLLQEAAGWDGIEMRGIAVLDANIDDASLRRLDALGVRGVRYNLLFKGGPPADEIRTMADRIAELGWHIQFLVDVSTFDLATYADLPVEIVVDHMGHMDPAKGVDAPGFATLLDLLKGGRTWVKLSGAYRSTNLQHTPYTDVVPVAQALAQTAPERCVWGTDWPHPSVTIPMANDGDLMDELAVWVPDAARRKAILVDNPAKLYGF; from the coding sequence ATGAACGATGCCTCCATTCCGGTCTGCCAAGCGGCCGACCCCGCCCCCCGCGCACCCGGCTTCGCCGTGCCGGCAGGGGCGACCGATTGCCATTTCCACGTCTTCGGTCCCGCCGACCGGTTTCCCTATACCCCCAACCGCAGCTACACCCCGCCGGACCATCCGGCCGACGCGTATCGCCACCTGATCGACACCCTGGGCGTGACCCGCTGCGTCACCATCCATCCCAGCGTCTACGGCACCGACAACGCCATCACCGAGTGGCTGCTGCAGGAGGCCGCCGGCTGGGACGGGATCGAAATGCGGGGCATCGCGGTGCTCGACGCCAACATCGACGACGCCTCGCTGCGCCGGCTCGACGCGCTGGGCGTGCGCGGCGTGCGGTATAACCTGCTGTTCAAGGGCGGCCCGCCGGCCGACGAGATCCGCACCATGGCCGACCGGATCGCCGAGCTGGGCTGGCACATCCAGTTCCTGGTCGACGTCTCGACCTTCGACCTGGCGACCTATGCCGACCTGCCCGTCGAGATCGTGGTCGACCATATGGGCCACATGGATCCGGCCAAGGGGGTGGACGCGCCCGGCTTCGCCACCCTGCTCGACCTGCTGAAGGGCGGGCGCACCTGGGTGAAGCTGTCCGGGGCCTACCGCAGCACCAACCTGCAGCACACCCCCTATACGGACGTGGTGCCGGTCGCCCAGGCCCTGGCGCAGACCGCGCCGGAGCGTTGCGTGTGGGGCACGGACTGGCCGCATCCCTCGGTCACGATCCCGATGGCCAATGACGGCGACCTGATGGACGAACTGGCGGTCTGGGTCCCCGACGCGGCCCGGCGCAAGGCCATCCTGGTCGACAACCCGGCGAAACTGTACGGCTTCTGA
- a CDS encoding peroxiredoxin — MTLKIGQTAPDFTAKTTEGEISFHDWIGDSWCVLFSHPKDFTPVCTTELGYMARMKPEFDKRGVKIIGLSVDNVDNHAKWAMDIEETQGAKPNYPMIGDTDLNVSKLYGMLPEGAGETSEGRTAVDNATVRNVFVIGPDKQVKLILVYPMSTGRNFDEVLRVIDSMQLTAKHQVATPVNWKHGDEVIIVPALKDEDAKAKFPDGWRAEKPYLRYVPQPK, encoded by the coding sequence ATGACTCTCAAGATCGGCCAGACCGCTCCCGATTTCACCGCGAAGACCACCGAGGGTGAGATCTCATTCCACGACTGGATCGGCGATAGCTGGTGCGTGCTGTTCTCGCATCCGAAGGATTTCACCCCGGTCTGCACCACCGAGCTCGGCTACATGGCCCGCATGAAGCCGGAATTCGACAAGCGCGGCGTCAAGATCATCGGCCTCAGCGTCGACAACGTCGACAACCACGCCAAGTGGGCGATGGACATCGAGGAGACCCAGGGCGCGAAGCCGAACTATCCGATGATCGGCGACACCGACCTGAACGTCTCCAAGCTCTACGGCATGCTGCCGGAAGGGGCGGGCGAGACCTCCGAGGGCCGCACCGCCGTCGACAACGCGACGGTCCGCAACGTCTTCGTCATCGGCCCGGACAAGCAGGTCAAGCTCATCCTGGTCTATCCGATGAGCACCGGCCGCAACTTCGACGAGGTGCTGCGGGTGATCGACTCCATGCAGCTCACCGCCAAGCACCAGGTGGCGACGCCGGTGAACTGGAAGCATGGCGACGAGGTCATCATCGTCCCCGCGCTGAAGGACGAGGACGCCAAGGCGAAGTTCCCGGACGGCTGGCGCGCCGAGAAGCCCTACCTGCGCTACGTCCCGCAGCCGAAGTAA
- a CDS encoding S1C family serine protease, with product MRRLAFLTCIVFLAFSAPASGADLNPLNAVVEIRSGVPADARTADTLGTERAGGGILIDGGGLILTIGYLIMEADEVWVMDADSNRVPAETVGYDHETGFGLIRALGPLTATPAPLGSFRDLEVGDTLLAAGPDSARPTVLIGVRPFAGGWEYLLEDALYTSPPIPDFGGAALFAKDGRLVGVGSLILRDIGGGLPGNLYVPVDLLPPILGDLLAFGQATSPAQPWIGLYPNEVDGALVVGRVAPGGPAQTAGIGPGDVILGVGDEPVGDIEQLWRKLRALGPAGVAVPLKVLGGNGVRDVLLTSRDRRGWLKLERSY from the coding sequence ATGCGCAGACTGGCCTTCCTGACGTGTATCGTCTTTCTCGCCTTCTCCGCCCCCGCCTCGGGTGCGGACCTCAACCCGTTGAATGCGGTCGTCGAAATCCGCAGCGGCGTGCCGGCAGATGCCCGGACCGCCGATACGCTGGGCACCGAGCGTGCCGGCGGCGGCATTCTGATCGACGGCGGCGGCCTGATCCTCACCATCGGCTATCTGATCATGGAGGCCGACGAGGTCTGGGTGATGGATGCCGACTCGAATCGGGTGCCGGCGGAGACCGTGGGCTACGATCACGAGACCGGATTCGGACTGATCCGGGCGCTCGGTCCGCTGACGGCCACCCCCGCGCCGCTGGGCAGCTTCAGGGATCTGGAGGTCGGCGACACCCTGCTCGCCGCCGGTCCGGACAGCGCCCGGCCGACGGTGCTGATCGGCGTCAGGCCCTTCGCCGGCGGCTGGGAATACCTGCTCGAGGACGCGCTCTATACCTCGCCGCCGATCCCCGATTTCGGCGGCGCGGCCCTGTTCGCCAAGGACGGGCGGCTGGTCGGGGTGGGCTCGCTGATCCTGCGGGATATCGGCGGCGGCCTGCCGGGCAATCTCTACGTTCCGGTCGACCTTCTGCCGCCGATCCTGGGTGACCTGCTCGCCTTCGGCCAGGCAACGTCCCCGGCCCAGCCCTGGATCGGGCTGTATCCGAACGAGGTGGACGGCGCGCTGGTGGTCGGACGGGTGGCGCCGGGCGGACCGGCGCAGACCGCCGGCATCGGGCCGGGCGACGTCATCCTCGGCGTCGGCGACGAGCCGGTCGGCGATATCGAGCAACTCTGGCGCAAGCTCCGGGCCCTGGGTCCGGCCGGCGTCGCCGTGCCGCTGAAGGTGTTGGGCGGAAACGGCGTGCGCGACGTGCTGCTCACCTCCCGCGACCGCCGCGGCTGGCTGAAGCTGGAACGCAGCTACTAG
- a CDS encoding mechanosensitive ion channel family protein, producing the protein MNVDLIELRDQVTEILTTYGLEVLGAIAILVVGWILSGWAKAGTRRALNRVRWMDDTVRPIFASVVGYLVLAITLIAVLNQFGVQTASIIAVLGAAGLAVGLALQGTLSNVAAGVMLLFLRPFKVGDYVEAGGAAGTVKEVGLFNTELATPDNVYIVVPNSAIFSQDIANYSRYATRRLDIAVGVAYDADLTKAMEVLMATLEADGRALPEPAPQVMVMELGDSAITINLRFWVNAADLWPCKWAMNKAVKEALDAAGIEIPFPQRVMHMKTDAPAA; encoded by the coding sequence GTGAACGTAGACCTGATTGAACTCCGCGACCAGGTGACGGAGATCCTGACCACCTATGGGCTGGAGGTGCTCGGTGCCATCGCCATCCTGGTCGTCGGCTGGATCCTGTCGGGCTGGGCCAAGGCCGGCACCCGCCGGGCACTGAACCGGGTGCGCTGGATGGACGACACCGTCCGGCCGATCTTCGCCTCGGTGGTCGGCTATCTGGTCCTCGCCATCACCCTGATCGCGGTGCTGAACCAGTTCGGGGTGCAGACCGCCTCGATCATCGCCGTCCTCGGCGCCGCCGGCCTGGCGGTCGGCCTGGCGCTGCAGGGCACCCTGTCCAACGTTGCCGCCGGGGTGATGCTGCTGTTCCTGCGGCCGTTCAAGGTCGGCGATTATGTGGAGGCCGGCGGGGCCGCCGGCACGGTGAAGGAGGTCGGGCTGTTCAACACCGAGCTCGCCACGCCGGACAATGTCTACATCGTGGTGCCGAACTCGGCGATCTTCAGCCAGGACATCGCGAACTACTCGCGCTACGCCACGAGACGCCTGGATATCGCGGTCGGGGTCGCCTACGACGCCGACCTGACCAAGGCGATGGAGGTGCTGATGGCGACCCTGGAGGCCGATGGGCGGGCCCTGCCCGAGCCGGCGCCCCAGGTCATGGTGATGGAACTGGGCGACAGCGCGATCACGATCAACCTGCGCTTCTGGGTGAATGCCGCCGACCTGTGGCCCTGCAAATGGGCGATGAACAAGGCGGTCAAGGAAGCGCTCGACGCCGCCGGCATCGAGATCCCGTTCCCGCAGCGGGTTATGCACATGAAGACGGACGCGCCGGCCGCCTGA
- a CDS encoding response regulator, with product MPEKIDFSKVSFLIVDQNKLSTQLIRDILAMLEVTRVRSVTSVARARNVLRGEPVDIIITEYHMEPENGIDLIDWLRTSTDSPDRMIPIIMLTANSEEEYVMRARDRGVTEFLAKPFNVEGLYRRLVSVIARPRAFVNIDNYFGPDRRRRQVEFGGPDRRRND from the coding sequence ATGCCCGAAAAAATCGACTTTTCCAAGGTGAGCTTCCTCATCGTCGACCAGAACAAACTGTCGACCCAGCTCATTCGAGACATTCTGGCCATGCTGGAGGTGACGCGCGTCCGCAGCGTGACCTCGGTCGCCCGTGCTCGCAACGTCCTGCGCGGCGAACCGGTGGATATCATCATCACCGAGTATCACATGGAGCCGGAGAACGGGATCGACCTGATCGACTGGCTGCGCACCAGCACGGATTCGCCCGACCGGATGATCCCGATCATCATGCTGACGGCCAATTCGGAAGAGGAATACGTCATGCGCGCCCGCGACCGCGGGGTGACGGAGTTCCTGGCCAAGCCGTTCAACGTGGAGGGCCTGTACCGCCGGCTGGTCTCGGTGATCGCCCGGCCCCGGGCCTTCGTCAACATCGACAATTATTTCGGACCCGACCGCCGACGGCGGCAGGTCGAGTTCGGCGGTCCGGACAGGCGGCGCAACGACTGA
- a CDS encoding Ldh family oxidoreductase, whose product MATFAPADLRALMADVFIKSNVAPDIAGVVADALLRAEADGISSHGVARVPPYAEQAMNGKVDGHARPTVTRSAQAVIDVDSQIGFAFPAIRAGLDAAAEIVGETGIAAVSIRHSHHFGVAGHHVEDAAARGLVALAFSNTPAAIAPWGGKTALYGTNPIAFASPRTDGRPPLVIDLSVSTVARGKVVLAAKKGEAIPDDWALDAEGTITTDAEAALVGSMAPLGGRSAGAKGAALGLMIELLCGALTGSNFGYQGSSFFEPTGAPPSIGHLILLMDPRAFGGGDGFAARSEEMFAEILKQQGTRLPGDSRLAKRAAAPGGITIPDALADDLKSRAGV is encoded by the coding sequence GTGGCGACCTTCGCTCCCGCCGATCTGCGCGCCCTCATGGCCGATGTCTTCATCAAGTCCAATGTGGCGCCGGATATCGCCGGCGTGGTCGCCGATGCCCTGCTGCGCGCCGAGGCCGACGGGATCTCCAGCCACGGGGTCGCCCGGGTCCCGCCCTATGCCGAGCAGGCGATGAACGGCAAGGTCGACGGCCATGCCCGGCCGACCGTCACCCGCAGCGCCCAGGCGGTGATCGACGTGGACAGCCAGATCGGCTTCGCCTTCCCCGCCATCCGGGCCGGGCTCGACGCGGCGGCCGAGATCGTCGGCGAGACCGGCATCGCCGCGGTCTCGATCCGGCACAGCCACCATTTCGGCGTCGCCGGCCACCATGTGGAGGATGCGGCGGCCCGGGGGCTGGTGGCGCTGGCCTTCTCCAACACACCGGCGGCGATCGCGCCCTGGGGCGGCAAGACCGCGCTGTACGGCACCAACCCGATCGCCTTCGCCTCGCCGCGCACCGACGGGCGGCCGCCGCTGGTGATCGACCTGTCGGTCTCCACCGTCGCCCGCGGCAAGGTGGTGCTGGCGGCGAAGAAGGGCGAGGCGATCCCCGACGACTGGGCGCTCGATGCCGAGGGCACCATCACCACCGACGCCGAGGCCGCCCTGGTCGGCTCCATGGCGCCACTCGGCGGGCGCAGCGCCGGCGCCAAGGGAGCCGCGCTCGGCCTGATGATCGAGCTGCTGTGCGGGGCGCTGACCGGCTCCAATTTCGGCTATCAGGGCTCCTCCTTCTTCGAGCCGACCGGCGCGCCGCCGTCGATCGGCCATCTGATCCTGCTCATGGACCCCAGGGCCTTCGGCGGCGGCGACGGTTTCGCCGCCCGTTCGGAGGAGATGTTCGCCGAAATCCTGAAGCAGCAGGGCACGCGCCTGCCGGGCGACAGCCGTCTGGCGAAGCGGGCGGCGGCCCCCGGCGGCATCACCATTCCCGACGCCCTCGCGGATGACTTGAAGTCGCGGGCCGGCGTATAA